One part of the Glycine soja cultivar W05 chromosome 11, ASM419377v2, whole genome shotgun sequence genome encodes these proteins:
- the LOC114374275 gene encoding leucoanthocyanidin dioxygenase-like → MGTVAPRVESLASSGIKCIPKEYVRPEKELKSIGNVFEEEKKEGPEVPTIDLREIDSEDEVVRGKCRQKLKKAAEEWGVMNLVNHGIQDELIERVKKAGEEFFGLAVEEKEKYANDQESGKIQGYGSKLANNASGQLEWEDYFFHLVFPEDKRDLSIWPKKPDDYIEVTSEYAKRLRGLATKMLEALSIGLGLEGGRLEKEVGGMEELLLQLKINYYPICPQPELALGVEAHTDVSSLTFLLHNMVPGLQLFYQGQWFTAKCVPNSILMHIGDTIEILSNGKYKSILHRGLVNKEKVRISWAMFCEPPKEKIILQPLPELVTETEPARFPPRTFAQHIHHKLFRKDQEGLPN, encoded by the exons ATGGGTACGGTGGCTCCCAGAGTTGAAAGCTTGGCGAGCAGTGGGATAAAGTGTATCCCGAAGGAATACGTGAGGCCTGAAAAAGAGTTGAAGAGCATAGGGAACGTGTTCGAGGAGGAAAAGAAGGAAGGGCCAGAGGTTCCCACAATTGACTTGAGAGAGATAGATTCGGAGGACGAGGTTGTCCGAGGCAAGTGTCGCCAGAAGCTGAAGAAAGCGGCGGAGGAATGGGGTGTGATGAACTTGGTGAACCATGGGATCCAGGATGAGCTGATAGAGCGAGTGAAGAAAGCAGGGGAAGAGTTCTTTGGTCTGGCGGTTGAGGAAAAGGAGAAGTACGCCAATGATCAGGAGTCTGGTAAGATTCAAGGCTATGGAAGCAAGCTGGCCAACAATGCCAGTGGCCAACTCGAGTGGGAAGACTACTTCTTCCACCTTGTTTTCCCTGAGGACAAGCGTGACCTCTCCATCTGGCCCAAGAAACCCGATGATTATAT TGAGGTTACAAGCGAGTATGCAAAGAGACTGAGGGGGCTTGCCACCAAGATGTTGGAGGCCCTCTCTATTGGATTGGGTCTGGAAGGAGGGAGGTTGGAGAAGGAAGTTGGTGGGATGGAAGAGCTTCTACTTCAATTGAAGATCAACTACTACCCTATTTGTCCCCAGCCAGAACTTGCTCTTGGAGTTGAAGCCCACACCGATGTCAGTTCACTCACTTTCCTCCTTCATAACATGGTGCCAGGTCTGCAGCTATTCTACCAAGGCCAATGGTTCACAGCAAAATGTGTCCCCAATTCCATTCTCATGCACATTGGTGACACCATTGAGATCCTGAGCAACGGCAAGTACAAGAGCATTCTTCATCGGGGTTTGGTCAACAAGGAAAAGGTTAGAATATCGTGGGCAATGTTCTGTGAACCCCCCAAGGAGAAGATCATCCTGCAGCCACTTCCCGAGCTTGTCACTGAGACAGAGCCAGCACGCTTTCCACCTCGCACTTTTGCTCAGCATATTCACCACAAACTATTCAGGAAGGATCAGGAAGGTCTCCCAAATTGA
- the LOC114376987 gene encoding uncharacterized protein LOC114376987, with the protein MDDSLDITPSQAESNSQSTKKRVRGPTCLKKLRLKRVRDQKISVEFDQSTGNAKGPNRREFNNYVAFLARSKVSILHEDWDHVEESEKNMIWQTIMHNYDVPNSKFLKKKLISYAGQRWRGFKTQLSSFYIYGKYKDKSPCDKYTFLKKDTWQRFVESRLDPAFQEKRKKAQEVQANNLYPHTLSCGGYQKLEENMMQEKAKKVQEASQLDHSLVIVEPPSPLKRHEKWKRARQKKSGDYINEESRIIAEKIDSLVEQSTQGSFLPLGREDILTVAIGQPEHPGRVRGAGRGVGIRQYFGPPSRNPLSMEDLEVITQKIQEQVTKQLSEQLEHKLKADLSQQFQQQVRQELASLGLLQQNTNIEPAPHSPIHVSTKGNDATPDPLVEDNHTNIRDQCELYVDVDPPRLVAIGKVYNLGSTIHHKTIEDDNVRVVVEEVRDAEARVPLPTDEVHTVGQAPNQFIQWPRRLVKSMSAKAVVESSKDAPHKRLEPQLDPLERLLIIVSKIRKDHVQLPWDPDVLSKPSTMPFYIYRRDIFRLCMGSEMPNISIMQLWLMYLHNLCTDKGNAHIYGFMDPQSIQSVGNNATEVQGYLQSRLHESKKQCYLAPYLHSDHWQLLIICPKQNVVVLLCSLHKKTINREMKTTVDLAMDEYQRLVGSQSRSRRKKPTWILPRCQTQTEGYECGYYVMKQMLTVVTVDIVDSWKKIFNSSGPFPEEDIADIQQRWAAFLLQISNL; encoded by the exons ATGGATGATTCATTAGACATCACTCCTTCACAAGCTGAGTCAAATTCTCAGTCTACAAAAAAAAGGGTTAGAGGTCCCACATGCTTGAAGAAGTTAAGACTCAAACGTGTTAGAGATCAGAAGATATCAGTTGAGTTTGATCAATCGACTGGCAATGCTAAAGGGCCAAACAGGAGAGAGTTCAACAATTATGTGGCTTTCCTTGCTCGAAGCAAGGTTAGTATTCTACATGAGGATTGGGATCATGTAGAGGAGAGCGAGAAGAATATGATTTGGCAAACTATCATG CACAATTATGACGTTCCAAATTCCAAGTTCCTCAAGAAGAAACTAATTTCATATGCTGGTCAACGTTGGAGGGGATTTAAGACACAGCTCTCTAGCTTTTACATATATGGGAAGTACAAAGACAAATCTCCTTGTGATAAGTATACATTCCTCAAGAAGGATACGTGGCAAAGATTTGTTGAGAGTCGATTGGACCCCGCCTTTCAG gagaaaaggaaaaaggcaCAAGAGGTCCAAGCAAATAATCTCTACCCTCACACATTGTCTTGTGGGGGCTATCAGAAGCTTGAGGAGAACATGATGcaagaaaaggcaaaaaaagttcaagaagcATCCCAGTTAGATCATTCGTTAGTTATTGTTGAACCTCCATCTCCACTCAAACGCCATGAAAAATGGAAGAGAGCCCGACAAAAGAAATCGGGAGATTATATTAATGAAGAATCACGCATTATTGCTGAAAAGATT GATTCTCTCGTTGAACAGAGCACGCAAGGATCTTTTCTTCCACTTGGACGTGAAGATATTTTGACTGTTGCCATTGGACAACCAGAGCATCCTGGTCGTGTACGTGGTGCTGGTCGAGGTGTGGGCATTAGGCAATACTTCGGACCACCTTCCCGCAATCCTCTTAGCATGGAAGATTTGGAGGTCATTACACAGAAGATACAAGAGCAGGTTACTAAGCAGCTTAGTGAGCAGTTAGAGCACAAGCTCAAAGCAGATCTTTCACAACAGTTCCAACAACAAGTGAGACAAGAGTTGGCATCTCTAGGTCTTCTTCAACAAAATACAAATATCGAGCCAGCTCCTCATTCTCCTATACATGTGAGCACAAAGGGAAATGATGCTACTCCTGATCCATTGGTGGAGGACAATCACACTAATATCCGTGATCAGTGTGAGTTGTATGTTGATGTTGATCCTCCACGTTTAGTGGCAATTGGCAAAGTGTACAATTTGGGGTCAACCATACACCACAAGACAATAGAGGATGACAATGTGAGGGTGGTGGTTGAAGAGGTTCGAGATGCAGAGGCTCGAGTTCCtctacccactgatgaggttcaTACAGTGGGACAAGCCCCCAATCAATTCATTCAGTGGCCAAGAAGACTTGTGAAGTCTATGTCAGCCAAG GCTGTTGTCGAATCTAGCAAAGATGCTCCACACAAAAGGTTGGAACCTCAACTTGATCCGCTCGAACGCTTGTTGATAATAGTAAGCAAAATTAGGAAGGATCATGTACAACTACCTTGGGATCCGGATGTACTAAGCAAGCCCTCTACCATGCCATTTTATATCTATCGGAGGGATATTTTCAGATTATGTATGGGTAGCGAGATGCCAAACATCTCAATTATGCAATTGTGGTTGAT GTATCTGCATAACTTATGTACTGATAAGGGGAATGCACATATCTATGGATTCATGGACCCGCAATCCATTCAAAGTGTTGGGAATAATGCAACAGAAGTTCAGGGCTACTTGCAGAGTAGGTTACATGAAAGCAAAAAACAATGTTACCTAGCACCTTACTTGCATTC GGACCACTGGCAATTGCTTATTATTTGTCCTAAGCAAAATGTTGTGGTGTTATTGTGTTCATTGCACAAGAAGACGATCAACAGAGAAATGAAAACTACAGTTGATTT agCTATGGACGAATATCAAAGGTTGGTGGGTTCACAGTCAAGATCTAGAAGGAAGAAGCCTACATGGATTTTGCCCCGT TGTCAAACACAAACTGAGGGTTATGAGTGTGGGTATTATGTCATGAAGCAAATGCTCACTGTTGTCACAGTAGATATTGTTGATTCATGGAAGAAG ATCTTCAACAGTTCGGGTCCATTCCCTGAGGAGGATATTGCAGACATTCAACAACGTTGGGCAGCATTTTTACTTCAAATTAGTAATTTGTAA